The following proteins are co-located in the Bacillus pumilus genome:
- the infA gene encoding translation initiation factor IF-1: MAKDDVIEVEGTVVETLPNAMFKVELENGHTVLAHVSGKIRMHFIRILPGDKVTVELSPYDLTRGRITYRYK, from the coding sequence ATGGCGAAAGACGATGTAATTGAAGTGGAAGGTACTGTAGTTGAAACTTTGCCAAATGCAATGTTCAAAGTTGAACTAGAGAATGGTCATACAGTTTTGGCTCATGTATCAGGAAAAATCCGTATGCACTTCATTCGCATTTTACCTGGAGACAAAGTTACGGTAGAATTATCTCCATATGACTTAACTCGTGGTAGAATTACGTACCGTTACAAATAA
- the rpmJ gene encoding 50S ribosomal protein L36, with the protein MKVRPSVKPICEKCKVIRRKGKVMVICENPKHKQKQG; encoded by the coding sequence ATGAAAGTGAGACCATCTGTTAAACCTATCTGTGAAAAATGTAAAGTGATTCGCAGAAAAGGAAAAGTAATGGTGATCTGTGAAAACCCAAAACATAAACAAAAACAAGGCTAA
- the rpsM gene encoding 30S ribosomal protein S13, which produces MARIAGVDIPRDKRVVISLTYVFGIGRTTAQQVLKEAGVSEDTRVRDLTEDELGKIRDIIDKLKVEGDLRREVSLNIKRLIEIGSYRGIRHRRGLPVRGQNTKNNARTRKGPRRTVANKKK; this is translated from the coding sequence ATGGCTCGTATTGCTGGTGTAGATATTCCACGTGATAAGCGTGTTGTCATTTCTTTAACATATGTTTTTGGAATTGGTCGTACGACTGCTCAACAAGTCCTTAAAGAAGCAGGTGTTTCTGAAGACACTCGCGTTCGCGATCTAACTGAAGACGAACTTGGTAAAATCCGTGATATCATTGACAAACTTAAAGTAGAAGGTGACCTTCGTCGTGAAGTTTCACTTAACATTAAGCGTCTAATTGAAATCGGAAGCTACCGCGGAATCCGTCATCGCAGAGGACTTCCTGTTCGTGGACAAAACACAAAAAACAACGCGCGCACTCGTAAAGGTCCGCGTCGTACTGTAGCTAACAAGAAAAAATAA